A part of Periophthalmus magnuspinnatus isolate fPerMag1 chromosome 14, fPerMag1.2.pri, whole genome shotgun sequence genomic DNA contains:
- the zzef1 gene encoding zinc finger ZZ-type and EF-hand domain-containing protein 1 isoform X1: MGNSESGCGGGSGDEEDMETESPGFAEDSPASAATGVGVGGGGGTGSGRSGRGSNGLSVPTGGPPSPEALLEQVKLREAAARISDSGVAIPESVLAGNEGVLVRWLEDRLNRGEESVNVEQFCEMLESRDAPREECEEAFGQFDAEGDGVVDVETMLIALKNSNGANLQGELSHVIRQLQACSLTPGFVDIFSKTKDRLGAHAFKILKFLHRNRIPSSAIPFPLLEGYNSICTMRSTVVQDYLEFLLQKEKDLDIQYRAELNRDPDVDKVKVVTQCYSTIEASSNISDIYKMTNGETSSFWQSDGSARSHWIRLKMKPDVVLRRLAIAVASNDHSYMPQLVSVAVGKNRRSLQEIKDIRIPSNVTGYVALLENANITHPYVQINIKRCLSDGCDTRIHGLKTLGYQITKSKDMSVSDASAIWYLSLLTSLVTASMESNPALAHTVLQSTQKTLRHMPPLSLTPSSAEFPFSMNILEEVDGFLLRIADYCMSPDAELTLLAFALARGSVTKVLHALSSICDHLETQYKASSLIKSMASVRLRLLYRNGKHLQLHLQACDVKSKEEKSGPENMLSETSTGDGFLTENGKRKASIILSTEDQSDFQVTQMKIKVRKGPIGAKCGLVFAYRDEDPFDAEKHFKRFKKFDSWDYREYKEFVQNNVKTARLSEDDPIGWFELEEDWNDIEIKLQQCRVAKFLMVKFLCTRQDTAERLGVQALSCSGYLCPKGERLVELDDLSPDGESSDTDVVSGLCLLNKTLFFIQQLTQDMDTSFFKQKYMLSFSDLSLNVFWEFYSKLREIDEDEVVKARVLLLQLMQNCFPMLPNPLESQHSDEAKRANDEAACASSSCSVETDSAKAVQELYTDLCKIVDGPEGDTWMNKALHKEAVKAILNGAPVFFPDKSVRREKLFHMMKNITEEAQPESVRVTFESLCNYFSDQDPSGLLLLPPKGAPVDFDIKPILSVMETLLLVATRECELIMTDESGSGSRTVMLSLFWALQGSMLSWCYLQLKGIASTPITMDLSREILIKYVEQFLRNIKTVLHSMLEKYTGPEIADKLHHSILVIVFRQLMIFLLELCPLDIPHSVLLKSFSSLVELLRNLSTHSGDILSKESSQQPQQPVVLRTWNMESPHNYENSRHETTIFACPGATVFEVEFDERCETEKRYDYLEFTDSRGGKVRYDMKVGTEKWPKKVTFDAGPQLQFLFHSDSSNNEWGYKFTVTALGLPDITISWMSDLELLVARLMGRFASRTLGLKSPYEIRSIKELSPGKVSHVQSSPLWKPILRHGLCETKASDPKKATSEQISTWTHEELLNFLEDFARWNPSQEVSDGRTELMKTLMQCCRKQLIRNEVASGPKADQAVNAIWAAMVYHTPALNHALAAYVNQECKSYLSEEFAHVYFLADSIRMWMLEIRQRYLVGKMNVPDEKQVGAEEVTIDSLANMCIEKSLLLFRFPPCGAPYQESDSRGAEGRCVPLIRSSSISESDFQASTSQGPPSLGDEEGSRAKEGQNCPPTLQTQTSTGSHRRGHRGSTESLSSQPGEPTSPSTFSRKAPLSRARLRLLSCRSIEEPRLALSVKDQYPILKHILNFIKDQALTTASILHALALNKAQALSVCNVLEMVQQCLRSLGRPHLFQPPCILFLQELLACQKDFTSYFSQLSESGQKQGEDVRRSYHQLVLMLVEAVQGFGNLNEKTLLPGLSCVQTCLLHLLDMNWDVQDLSLFSAVKLPDLLLTMSQENISVHDIAISQWTEEDEIADYKKNQEWMDECMDGMFEKWYDKIEEEDSMEDRRKMHMFIARYCDLLNVVISCDGCERMAPWHRYRCLQCMDMDLCKTCFLTGGAKPEGHEDDHEMVNMEYACDHCQGLIVGSRINCNVCEDFDLCFGCYNAKKYPDSHLPTHRITVYPMVTIRISDRHRLIQPYIHNYSWLLFAALALYTSDLSSEKKCEGESLDTNILKQASGLQRRCSQLITDCLLKGQTGKGLRSSALLALLLSNESVSDSETCLVSPESSQELSTTTDTSSLAESTAAICSPTSPKDKSKPSGKEKKVKEISSVPNAPAEGLSNTGEGEKRKLVAQDTLDSCSLSQTPSVSSEDALSPVVRPSGPEPGICPESDSLKIKDQRLPPVPLQEHVFSECSKERILGLLAAMLPPASPECALSLPSLDTILPQLFRAVISNAGSLNETFHLTLGLLGQLLLRITPVEADAAVTEALADKYELFTQGDTCSDGQGWKTTQLLFSLGAVCLDSRIGLDWACTVADILHSLNSSSEWSTVIASFTDHCIQQLPNSLRCTNLFTLLVLVGFPEVLCVGTQTVFIDNANEQHNMILLKHFTEKNHAAVVDVKTRKRKTVKDYQLIQSHDSTSGEGSKNALLVRYLNNFTSIISHLLQASPDNTSTNAVEASWVLSLALKGLYNTLKKHGVAEAQKAIHQAGLTQLLVRKCSKGTGFSKLWLLRDLEILSIMLYSSKREIHSMTQDPDRDPKEQEKEHDSDQSSCCADETDVNKPDPLEGLDEETKICFQITHDALNAPLPILRAMYELQMKRTDSFFLEVQKSRFDGEEIKTDETIRTLAQKWQPLRRLRSEERNTKAVDTDMIVVSCVSKPSHCEKATEEINVVAQKLITNSESDLQLSYAKQRRTKSSALLHKELDVRSNRAVRQYLVKVNQAIATLYARHVLASLLADWPVETPLSEEALELSSASHMAYILDMLMQLEERPLWEKILQRVLKGCSQSMLCSLSLTACQFMEEPGMAVQIRESKHPYDNNTNFEDKVHIPGAIYLSIKFDSRCFTEEGCDELIMSSSSDFLQDVHNFSGSPQKWADFEIPGDTLYYRFMSDMSNTEWGYKFTVTGGHRGRFQTGFEILKQMLAEEQVLSHLPLNDIWEWQVGVACRQTGNPRLKAIHLLLRLLQCQSQISCDLTLLRPLWQLFMSMESSVSQDPTSVTVLLPLHRALTELFFIAEAQASVQGVLQEYLLAMTTDEQLHNHTAMALKNIAAISLAINYPNKSTKLLNMSS; the protein is encoded by the exons ATGGGGAATTCGGAGAGTGGTTGCGGGGGAGGCAGTGGGGACGAGGAGGACATGGAAACGGAGAGTCCGGGTTTCGCGGAAGACAGTCCGGCCTCTGCGGCCACTGGCGTCGGTGTTGGTGGCGGCGGAGGCACTGGTTCTGGCAGAAGCGGAAGAGGATCGAATGGCCTATCGGTACCCACCGGTGGACCCCCCAGTCCTGAGGCTCTCCTGGAACAAGTGAAACTGAGGGAAGCAGCAGCTCGCATTAGCGATTCAGGAGTGGCTATCCCGGAGTCGGTTCTCGCCGGGAATGAAGGCGTTCTTGTGCGGTGGCTAGAGGACCGGCTGAACCGTGGAGAGGAGTCTGTCAATGTGGAACAGTTTTGTGAAATGCTGGAAAGCAGAGATGCGCCCAGAGAAGAGTGTGAAGAG GCATTTGGTCAGTTTGATGCAGAAGGAGATGGAGTGGTGGATGTAGAAACTATGCTGATTGCCTTAAAAAACTCCAATGGCGCCAATCTGCAGGGAGAACTGAGTCATGTAATTAGACAACTACAGGCATGCTCACTAACTCCAG gttttgttgacattttctCCAAGACCAAAGACCGGTTAGGGGCACATGCCTTTAAGATCCTCAAATTCTTACATAGGAATCGTATTCCCAGCAGTGCcatccctttccctctcttagaaggctacaatagtatctgcACCATGAGGTCCACGGTGGTCCAGGACTATCTAGAGTTCCTTCTACAGAAAGAAAAAG ATTTGGATATCCAGTACAGAGCAGAGCTAAACCGTGATCCGGATGTAGACAAGGTCAAGGTGGTCACTCAGTGTTACAGTACGATTGAAGCATCATCAAATATTTCTGATATTTACAAAATGACAAATGGGGAGACGTCGTCTTTCTGGCAGTCAGATGGTAGCGCTCGTTCACACTGGATCAG ATTAAAAATGAAACCAGATGTGGTTTTGAGGCGCCTGGCCATCGCTGTTGCTTCCAATGACCACAGCTATATGCCTCAGCTGGTCTCTGTGGCTGTAGGAAAAAATAGACGTTCATTACAGGAGATAAAAGATATTCGTATCCCAAGCAATGTCACAGGCTATGTAGCCCTCTTGGAAAATGCCAACATCACACACCCAT ATGTTCAAATCAACATAAAGCGTTGCTTGAGTGATGGATGTGACACAAGGATTCATGGGCTGAAGACATTGGGATATCAGATTACCAAGAGTAAGGACATGTCTGTTTCGGATGCTTCAGCCATCTGGTACCTGTCTCTCCTCACCTCTTTGGTCACTGCTTCTATGGAGTCTAACCCAGCTCTGGCACACACAGTCCTTCAGAGCACACA AAAAACCTTAAGACACATGCCACCTTTGTCTTTAACGCCATCATCTGCTGAGTTCCCCTTCTCTATGAACATTTTGGAAGAAGTGGATGGATTTCTCTTAAGGATAGCTGA TTATTGTATGAGTCCCGATGCGGAGTTGACCCTCTTGGCCTTTGCACTGGCAAGAGGCAGCGTTACAAAAGTCCTCCATGCTCTGTCCAGTATATGTGACCATTTGGAGACACAATACAAGGCATCATCCCTCATCAAATCTATGGCCTCAGTCAGACTGCGTCTTCTCTACCGCAATG GAAAACATCTTCAGTTGCACTTACAAGCATGTGATGTAAAGAGCAAAGAAGAGAAATCTGGTCCAGAAAACATGCTGTCTGAGACTTCAACAGGAGATG GTTTTCTCACTGAAAATGGCAAAAGGAAAGCCAGTATAATCCTGTCAACAGAAGATCAGAGCGATTTTCAAGTCACTCAGATGAAAATCAAA GTGCGAAAAGGACCCATCGGAGCCAAGTGTGGTTTAGTATTTGCCTACAGGGATGAAGACCCTTTTGACGCCGAGAAACATTTCAAGAGATTTAAAAAGTTTGACTCTTGGGACTACAGAGAGTACAAAGAGTTTGTTCAAAATAA TGTAAAGACTGCTCGACTATCTGAAGATGACCCTATTGGTTGGTTTGAGCTTGAGGAAGACTGGAATGATATAGAAATCAAACTGCAGCAGTGCCGTGTTGCAAag TTCTTGATGGTTAAATTCCTATGCACCAGGCAGGACACAGCAGAGCGCTTGGGAGTGCAGGCACTCAGCTGTAGTGGGTACTTGTGTCCCAAAGGTGAACGGCTTGTGGAGTTGGATGATCTCAGTCCAGATGGAGAGAGTTCAGACACTGATGTTGTGTCTGGTCTTTGTCTCCTGAACAAGACACTGTTCTTCATACAGCAACTGACGCAAGACATG GATACCTCTTTCTTCAAACAGAAGTATATGCTCAGCTTCAGTGATCTTAGCTTGAATGTCTTCTGGGAATTCTACAGTAAACTCAGGGAGAT CGATGAGGATGAGGTGGTCAAAGCTAGAGTTCTCCTCCTACAGTTGATGCAAAACTGCTTTCCCATGTTGCCCAATCCACTGGAGTCGCAGCACTCAGATGAAGCCAAAAGGGCCAATGACGAGGCTGCCTGTGCTTCCTCGTCCTGCAGTGTAGAGACTGATTCAGCAAAGGCTGTTCAAGAACTGTACACGGACCTCTGCAAAA TTGTTGATGGTCCAGAGGGGGACACTTGGATGAACAAAGCTttgcacaaagaagcagtgAAGGCCATCCTGAACGGAGCACCTGTTTTCTTCCCAGACAAAAGTGTTCGAAGGGAAAAACTCTTTCACATGATG AAAAACATAACCGAAGAAGCTCAGCCTGAGTCTGTCAGAGTAACATTTGAGTCCCTTTGCAATTACTTCAG CGATCAGGATCCTAGTGGTTTGCTGCTGCTCCCACCCAAAGGTGCACCTGTCGACTTTGACATAAAGCCCATTCTGTCAGTGATGGAGACCCTGCTACTGGTGGCAACTAGAGAG TGTGAGCTGATAATGACTGATGAAAGTGGCAGTGGCAGTAGAACGGTGATGCTGTCCTTATTCTGGGCTCTACAGGGCAGCATGCTCTCCTGGTGCTATCTGCAGCTCAAGGGGATTGCTTCTACTCCAATTACAATGGATCTCTCCAGAGAGATTCTGATCAAAT ACGTGGAGCAATTCTTGAGAAATATTAAGACGGTACTACATTCTATGCTTGAGAAATACACAGGTCCTGAAATTGCTGACAAACTGCATCACTCTATTCTGGTCATTGTCTTTAGACAGCTG ATGATCTTCCTCTTGGAGCTGTGTCCTCTGGACATTCCTCATAGTGTGCTCCTCAAGAGCTTCTCCTCCCTCGTGGAGCTCCTCAGAAATCTGTCCACACATTCTGGAGATATCCTCTCCAAG GAGAGTTCCCAGCAGCCTCAGCAGCCTGTAGTACTGAGGACATGGAACATGGAGTCCCCACACAACTATGAGAACAGCCGTCATGAAACCACCATTTTTGCTTGTCCTGGTGCCACAGTTTTTGAGGTGGAGTTTGATGAACGGTGCGAAACTGAGAAAAG ATATGACTATCTGGAATTCACAGATTCTCGTGGTGGTAAAGTTCGCTATGACATGAAAGTGGGAACAGAGAAATGGCCAAAA AAAGTCACATTTGATGCTGGCCCTCAGCTGCAGTTTCTGTTCCACTCTGACAGCAGTAATAATGAGTGGGGCTACAAGTTCACTGTCACAGCTTTAGGTCTGCCAGACATCACCATCTCCTGGATGTCAGATTTGGAGCTGCTGGTTGCACGCCTTATGGGTCGCTTTGCATCAAGAACGTTAGGGCTAAAATCACCCTATG AGATACGCAGTATAAAAGAGCTATCACCTGGTAAAGTATCACATGTTCAGTCTTCCCCATTATGGAAACCAATTCTGCGACATGGgctgtgtgaaacaaaagccaGTGATCCAAAAAAAGCAACATCAGAACAG ATAAGCACATGGACTCATGAGGAGTTGTTAAACTTCTTGGAGGACTTTGCTCGTTGGAACCCCTCCCAAGAAGTTTCTGATGGTAGAACAGAGTTAATGAAGACACTGATGCAATGTTGCAGAAAACAGCTGATCCGAAATGAGGTAGCATCTGGTCCTAAAGCAGACCAAGCTGTTAATGCAATATGGGCAGCTATGGTATACCACACACCAGCCCTCAACCATGCTCTGGCAGCTTATG ttaACCAGGAATGTAAGTCTTATTTAAGTGAAGAATTTGCACATGTGTATTTTCTGGCAGACAGCATTAGAATGTGGATG CTGGAAATAAGACAGAGATACTTGGTTGGCAAAATGAATGTCCCTGATGAGAAGCAAGTTGGAGCTGAGGAGGTTACAATTGACTCACTTG cCAATATGTGTATTGAGAAGAGCCTCCTGCTGTTCCGATTCCCTCCATGCGGTGCCCCATATCAGGAGAGTGACTCTAGAGGGGCAGAGGGCAGATGTGTTCCTCTTATCCGCTCCAGTTCAATTTCAGAAAGCGACTTCCAGGCCAGCACTTCACAGGGACCTCCATCACTGGGAGATGAAGAGGGCAGCAGGGCAAAAGAAGGACAAAACTGCCCCCCCACCCTCCAGACCCAAACCTCCACTGGCTCACATAGGAGGGGTCACAGGGGCTCTACAGAAAGCCTGTCCTCTCAGCCCGGAGAGCCAACGTCTCCCTCCACCTTCTCACGAAAGGCCCCCTTAAGCAGAGCACGCCTGCGCCTCTTGTCCTGTCGCTCAATAGAAGAACCTCGCCTGGCACTGTCTGTAAAGGATCAGTATCCAATCCTCAAGCACATTCTAAATTTTATAAAGGACCAAGCTCTCACGACAGCCAG CATATTACATGCTCTGGCTCTAAACAAAGCCCAGGCTCTGAGCGTGTGCAACGTCCTGGAAATGGTCCAGCAATGCTTACGGTCACTGGGGAGGCCACATCTTTTCCAGCCTCCGTGTATTTTATTCCTCCAGGAGCTTTTAGCCTGTCAGAAAGACTTCACAAG TTACTTTTCCCAGTTGTCAGAAAGTGGTCAGAAGCAGGGAGAGGATGTGAGGCGGTCCTATCACCAGTTGGTTCTGATGCTGGTTGAAGCAGTCCAAGGCTTTGGCAACTTAAATGAAAA AACACTACTTCCAGGACTGTCCTGTGTTCAGACCTGCTTGTTGCATCTCCTTGACATGAACTGGGATGTACAGGACCTGTCTTTGTTTTCGGCAGTGAAGCTTCCTGATCTCCTGCTCACAATGTCCCAGGAGAACATAAGTGTTCATGACATTGCCATCAG tcAGTGGACAGAAGAAGATGAAATTGCAGACTACAAGAAGAACCAAGAATGGATGGATGAGTGTATGGATGGGATGTTTGAGAAATGGTATGATAAAATAGAGGAAGAGGACTCCATGGAGGACAGACGAAAG ATGCACATGTTTATAGCACGATATTGTGATCTTCTCAATGTGGTGATTTCCTGTGATGGCTGTGAGAGGATGGCCCCATGGCACCGTTATCGATGCCTTCAGTGCATGGATATGGATCTGTGCAAGACGTGCTTCCTAA CAGGTGGGGCTAAACCAGAGGGACATGAGGATGACCATGAGATGGTGAACATGGAGTATGCCTGTGACCATTGCCAGGGCCTCATTGTGGGCAGCCGTATCAACTGTAATGTTTGTGAAGATTTTGATTTGTGCTTTGGCTGTTACAATGCCAAAAAATATCCAGACAG CCACCTGCCAACACATAGAATTACAGTTTACCCAATGGTGACTATTCGGATCAGTGACCGCCACCGTCTGATCCAGCCTTACATCCATAACTACTCGTGGTTGTTGTTTGCTGCTTTGGCTCTGTACACCTCAGACCTGAGCAGTGAGAAGAAGTGTGAGGGAGAAAGTCTGGATACCAACATACTGAAGCAGGCCTCAGGTCTGCAGAGACGCTGCTCCCAGCTCATCACTGACTGTTTGCTCAAAGGACAGACTGGAAAAG GTCTGCGTTCGTCAGCTCTGCTTGCTCTCTTGCTGTCTAATGAATCGGTGTCTGATAGTGAAACTTGCCTAGTCTCTCCTGAATCCTCTCAGGAGCTCAGTACAACCACTGATACCTCCTCTCTTGCTGAAAGTACAGCTGCAATATGTTCCCCTACATCTCCTAAAGACAAG AGCAAACCatctggaaaagaaaaaaaggtaaagGAGATATCCTCTGTCCCAAATGCACCTGCAGAAGGACTGTCAAATACTGGTGAAGGTGAGAAACGGAAACTTGTGGCTCAAGACACTCTGGACTCTTGTAGCCTCAGCCAGACTCCTTCTGTATCGAGTGAAGATGCTCTATCTCCAGTCGTTCGAC CTTCAGGCCCTGAACCAGGCATTTGTCCTGAATCTGATTCTCTGAAGATAAAAGACCAGAGGCTTCCCCCAGTTCCCCTCCAGGAACATGTGTTTTCCGAGTGCTCCAAAGAGAGGATCCTTGGACTTCTCGCAGCCATGTTGCCCCCTGCCTCTCCG GAGTGTGCACTTTCTTTGCCAAGTCTGGACACGATCCTGCCTCAGCTCTTCAGGGCAGTTATTTCCAATGCTGGCTCCCTTAATGAGACTTTCCACCTCACCCTGGGATTACTGGGGCAGCTCTTACTCCGGATAACTCCAGTCGAGGCCGACGCTGCTGTGACTGAGGCCCTGGCTGACAAATACGAGCTGTTTACTCAAGGAGATACCTGTTCAGATGGTCAAGGGTGGAAGACCACCCAACTACTTTTTAGCTTGGGGGCTGTTTGTTTAGACAG tcgAATTGGTCTGGACTGGGCTTGCACTGTGGCAGACATTTTGCACAGTTTGAACTCGTCATCTGAATGGAGCACAGTCATTGCTTCCTTCACTGATCACTGTATACAACAGCTGCCAAATTCTCTGAGATGCACCAATCTTTTCACTCTGTTGGTGCTGGTGGGCTTCCCTGAG GTTCTCTGCGTTGGCACCCAAACAGTGTTTATTGACAATGCAAATGAACAACACAACATGATCTTACTCAAACACTTCACAGAAAAGAATCACGCTGCAGTGGTTGATGTTAAGACAAGAAAGCGTAAAACAG ttAAAGACTACCAACTAATTCAATCTCATGATTCAACATCTGGAGAGGGCTCCAAAAATGCACTTCTTGTTCGTTATTTGAACAATTTTACCTCTATCATTAGCCATCTACTGCAGGCATCCCCAGACAACACCTCCACTAATGCTGTTGAAGCTTCCTGGGTCCTCTCATTAGCTCTCAAAGGTCTCTACAACACGCTTAAG AAACATGGAGTAGCAGAAGCCCAAAAAGCCATTCATCAGGCCGGTCTGACACAGCTGCTGGTCAGGAAGTGCAGCAAAGGAACAGGCTTTAGCAAACTGTGGCTTCTCCGTGACTTGGAGATCCTGTCTATCATGTTGTACTCCTCTAAAAGAGAAATCCACTCTATGACCCAGGACCCTGATAGAGACCCAAAAGAGCAGGAAAAGGAGCATGACTCGGACCAATCCAGCTGCTGTGCTGACGAGACAGATGTGAACAAGCCGGATCCACTTGAAGGCCTGGATGAAGAGACCAAGATTTGCTTTCAG ATCACCCATGATGCCTTAAATGCCCCTCTGCCCATTTTGAGAGCTATGTACGAGTTACAAATGAAAAGAACGGATTCCTTTTTCCTGGAGGTTCAAAAAAG CAGATTTGATGGAGAAGAAATAAAAACGGATGAGACAATTCGGACCCTTGCTCAGAAGTGGCAGCCTCTCAGACGACTGAGGTCAGAAGAAAGAAACACAAAGGCTGTGGATACTGACATGATTGTAGTGTCCTGTGTG TCAAAGCCCAGTCACTGTGAAAAAGCGACGGAGGAGATCAATGTAGTGGCCCAGAAGCTGATCACAAACTCTGAAAGCGACCTGCAGCTGAGCTACGCCAAACAGAGGCGCACCAAAAGCTCCGCCCTGCTTCACAAAGAGCTGGACGTGCGCAGTAATCGGGCCGTTCGACAGTACCTGGTGAAGGTGAACCAGGCCATTGCCACGCTGTACGCCCGGCATGTGCTGGCCTCTCTGCTGGCAGACTGGCCCGTCGAGACCCCCCTGAGTGAGGAGGCCCTGGAGCTGAGCAGTGCCTCTCACATGGCCTACATCCTGGACATGCTGATGCAGCTGGAGGAGAGGCCGCTCTGGGAGAAG ATTCTTCAGCGGGTGCTAAAGGGCTGCAGTCAGAGTATGCTGTGTAGTTTATCCCTAACAGCGTGCCAGTTTATGGAAGAGCCCGGGATGGCAGTGCAGATCCGAGAATCAAAGCATCCATATGATAACAACACCAACTTTGAg GATAAAGTGCACATCCCTGGAGCGATCTACCTGTCTATAAAGTTCGACTCGCGCTGCTTCACGGAGGAGGGCTGTGATGAGCTCATCATGTCCAGCAGTAGCGATTTTCTCCAGGATGTTCATAATTTCAGTGGCTCTCCTCAGAAATGGGCCGACTTTGAAATTCCtg GTGATACCCTTTACTACAGGTTTATGTCCGACATGAGCAACACAGAGTGGGGCTACAAATTCACCGTCACTGGAGGTCACAGAGGCCGCTTCCAAACAG gcTTTGAGATTTTGAAGCAAATGTTAGCCGAGGAGCAAGTACTAAGTCACCTGCCTCTGAATGACATCTGGGAGTGGCAAGTGGGCGTGGCGTGTCGGCAAACTGGAAACCCGCGCCTCAAAGCTATTCACCTCTTACTCCGTCTCCTGCAGTGTCAATCACAGAT ATCTTGTGACCTGACTTTGCTGCGACCCCTGTGGCAGCTTTTCATGTCCATGGAGTCCAGCGTGAGCCAGGACCCCACTTCAGTCACGGTGCTGCTGCCTCTTCATCGAGCCCTCACTGAACTCTTCTTCATTGCAGAAGCACAGGCCAGT gtgcAGGGTGTTCTGCAGGAGTACTTGTTAGCTATGACAACTGATGAACAGCTCCATAATCATACAGCTATG GCTCTGAAGAACATTGCTGCTATCAGTCTGGCCATAAATTACCCGAATAAATCAACCAAGTTACTCAACATGTCGTCGTGA